A stretch of Campylobacter showae DNA encodes these proteins:
- a CDS encoding ABC transporter ATP-binding protein produces the protein MLELQNLEYEILRDKVVRDFSLKVGAGEVVTLFGASGCGKTTILRLISGLIDPRKGKIINKFNKTTYLFQENRLLEWKNALENVLLVMDEPDEKTVLELFARLGLTEKDALKYPDELSGGMRQRVAFVRAIVTRPDLLLMDEPFSGLDYDMKEILIDIVTRRVEDGMSVVLVTHDRMEAARMSSKICFLASKGAVIERELELRRAFSQRDFAYASGVVEENFKGKIYYD, from the coding sequence ATGCTGGAACTTCAAAATTTAGAATACGAAATTTTACGCGACAAGGTCGTACGCGACTTTAGCTTAAAGGTCGGCGCGGGCGAAGTGGTGACGCTCTTTGGTGCGAGCGGCTGCGGTAAAACCACGATCCTACGCCTGATCTCGGGCCTCATAGATCCGCGCAAGGGAAAAATAATCAATAAATTTAATAAAACGACCTATCTGTTTCAAGAAAATCGCCTGCTCGAGTGGAAAAATGCGCTCGAAAACGTATTGCTCGTGATGGATGAGCCCGATGAAAAGACCGTGCTAGAGCTCTTTGCCAGGCTTGGGCTAACGGAAAAAGACGCGCTAAAGTACCCTGACGAGCTAAGCGGCGGTATGCGTCAAAGGGTTGCTTTCGTGCGGGCGATCGTGACAAGGCCTGATTTACTGCTGATGGACGAGCCGTTTTCGGGGCTTGATTACGATATGAAAGAAATCCTGATAGACATCGTCACGCGCCGCGTAGAGGATGGTATGAGCGTCGTGTTGGTGACTCACGATAGGATGGAGGCCGCGCGCATGTCTAGTAAAATTTGCTTTTTAGCGAGCAAGGGCGCAGTAATCGAGCGCGAGCTGGAGCTTCGCCGTGCCTTTTCGCAGCGAGATTTTGCCTACGCTAGCGGCGTGGTAGAGGAAAATTTTAAAGGAAAAATTTATTATGATTAA
- a CDS encoding NnrS family protein, whose amino-acid sequence MINDFFTHPMRIFFLTSAVCAVLGGAIFFTPVDFVSWHKFIFLHLVAALAYAGFLLTGLTDWTNFSGGLKKHACAMFAFFAASFVSAFFSLFAAHFFMALFWVYLAGLCVYMIWLDRNDDQLGVLAFLLGILGFEIYYLLSGEERFLNLQIHLHVIAILLISFRVSVVLGKEALNREPGMQDAAFVPNFVYKNIAIVSVCAFLLVSVFFEGSKAVNFAAIACGSAILAKLKEWHYKELLRHSFVIYYYLMQLLLAAGYIVYGASGILGLGLETNMLHVIALNGIIFSIMLIFNIAGLRHSGQELEFLRLSKIAFVLVIVAGICRGFLAYVWSGFYIHLPATLIAVAFALWFIDFYKIFRDNEFSDDPG is encoded by the coding sequence ATGATTAACGACTTTTTCACTCATCCGATGAGAATTTTTTTCCTTACGAGCGCGGTTTGCGCGGTGCTAGGCGGAGCGATATTTTTTACGCCCGTGGATTTTGTTAGCTGGCACAAATTTATCTTTTTGCACCTTGTCGCGGCCCTTGCGTATGCGGGATTTTTGCTAACGGGGCTAACTGATTGGACGAATTTTAGCGGAGGGCTAAAAAAGCACGCCTGCGCGATGTTTGCGTTTTTTGCGGCGAGTTTTGTTAGCGCATTTTTTAGCCTATTTGCGGCGCACTTTTTTATGGCGCTTTTTTGGGTGTATCTGGCCGGGCTTTGCGTTTATATGATCTGGCTTGACCGCAACGACGATCAGCTGGGCGTTTTAGCATTTTTACTAGGCATTCTTGGCTTTGAGATTTACTATCTGCTTAGCGGCGAGGAGAGATTTCTAAATTTACAAATTCACCTACATGTTATCGCGATTTTGCTTATATCTTTTCGCGTTAGCGTGGTGCTTGGCAAAGAGGCGCTAAACCGCGAGCCGGGTATGCAAGACGCGGCTTTCGTGCCAAATTTCGTCTATAAAAACATCGCGATCGTTAGCGTTTGCGCGTTTTTGTTAGTTAGCGTGTTTTTTGAAGGCAGCAAGGCGGTAAATTTTGCCGCGATAGCCTGCGGTAGCGCGATTTTAGCCAAGCTAAAAGAGTGGCATTACAAGGAGCTTTTGCGCCATAGTTTCGTGATTTATTACTACTTGATGCAGCTTTTGCTAGCCGCGGGCTACATCGTTTACGGCGCGAGCGGGATTTTGGGACTGGGGCTGGAGACAAACATGCTGCACGTCATCGCGCTAAACGGCATTATTTTTAGCATTATGCTTATCTTTAACATCGCAGGCCTGCGTCACAGCGGGCAGGAGCTTGAGTTTTTACGCCTGAGCAAGATCGCCTTTGTGCTCGTTATTGTTGCCGGCATTTGCAGAGGCTTTTTGGCTTACGTTTGGAGCGGATTTTACATCCATCTGCCCGCAACCCTCATCGCCGTAGCCTTCGCGCTTTGGTTTATTGATTTTTATAAAATTTTCAGAGATAACGAGTTTAGCGACGATCCTGGGTAG
- a CDS encoding ABC transporter permease yields MILIDNVKKDRGAFLKVADYLWGGFSGFATIALIIALWQIGSELGGEFLLPAPQAVFVRAYELLADYKNSEINITLVRSLVGVGTACAIGITLGLVAGAYKSFAAFLKPVITTLLSMPPIIWIVLAIFWFGFGNASTIFTIIITVLPLTFASSMVGMMSVSEELKEMFDAYKLGVCKKIRHLYVPHLTSHIISSLSVAVGMGVKIVIMGELLGANDGMGAKIASARVMLDTTEVMAYVVLTIAIIMLFEYLVIEPLKITLMPWKR; encoded by the coding sequence ATGATACTTATCGATAACGTCAAAAAAGACCGCGGCGCGTTTTTAAAGGTCGCGGACTACCTTTGGGGCGGATTTAGCGGGTTTGCCACGATAGCGCTTATCATCGCGCTTTGGCAGATCGGCAGCGAGCTGGGAGGAGAGTTTTTGCTCCCGGCTCCGCAGGCTGTTTTCGTGCGGGCTTACGAGCTTTTGGCGGATTATAAAAATAGCGAGATAAACATCACTCTCGTGCGCTCGCTAGTCGGAGTCGGTACGGCCTGTGCCATCGGTATCACGCTGGGGCTGGTTGCTGGAGCATATAAAAGCTTTGCCGCATTTTTAAAGCCCGTGATCACTACGCTGCTTTCTATGCCGCCTATTATTTGGATCGTTTTAGCTATATTTTGGTTCGGGTTTGGAAACGCGAGCACTATTTTTACGATCATTATCACGGTTTTGCCGCTAACATTTGCTAGCTCGATGGTCGGCATGATGAGCGTTAGCGAGGAGCTAAAGGAGATGTTTGACGCCTATAAACTAGGTGTTTGCAAAAAGATTCGCCACCTATACGTTCCGCATCTAACTAGCCACATCATCAGCTCTCTAAGCGTCGCCGTAGGTATGGGCGTAAAGATCGTCATCATGGGCGAGCTGCTAGGCGCGAACGACGGTATGGGCGCAAAGATCGCAAGTGCGCGCGTGATGCTAGATACCACCGAAGTGATGGCCTACGTCGTGCTCACTATCGCTATCATTATGCTTTTTGAGTATCTGGTTATCGAGCCGCTCAAGATCACGCTAATGCCGTGGAAAAGGTAG
- a CDS encoding ABC transporter permease, translated as MKFISFSRTAAMIVKEFRQILRDRATLAMIIAMPLMLMLLFGYAINNNPRHLPSAVVIAEGGGKLTRSLVSAMKNTEFFDVKHVGTDADRAEAMMQSGEAQFIIYFPPNLERDLMRGQTPKILIATDATDPSANSGAAGALQTAFEQALARDKPGYAQPRMEFELRAHSRYNPELLTRYQIIPGLMGILLTLTTILLTSISVTREFERGTMENLLAAPLRPAEVMIGKILPYLLIAYLQVGALLLIARLLFGLPAIGDWVALFTACTLLMLANLGVGFTFSTLARNQLQAMQMTYFFFLPSMLLSGFMFPFYGMPAWARFIGECFPLTHFLRIIRGVWLKSAQLSDFYYDLAAILAFLCVSTAISLARYKRTLD; from the coding sequence ATGAAATTTATCTCGTTTTCTAGAACCGCGGCGATGATTGTAAAAGAGTTTCGTCAAATTTTAAGAGACCGCGCGACGCTAGCGATGATCATCGCGATGCCGCTGATGCTGATGCTACTTTTTGGTTACGCGATAAATAACAACCCGCGCCACCTGCCCTCAGCCGTAGTGATAGCAGAGGGCGGCGGCAAGCTCACCCGCTCGCTAGTTAGCGCGATGAAAAATACGGAGTTTTTCGACGTCAAACACGTCGGCACGGACGCGGATAGAGCCGAAGCCATGATGCAAAGCGGCGAGGCGCAGTTTATTATCTATTTTCCGCCAAATTTAGAACGCGACCTTATGCGAGGCCAAACGCCTAAAATTTTAATCGCTACTGACGCCACCGACCCCTCGGCAAACTCGGGTGCCGCGGGCGCGCTGCAAACGGCATTCGAGCAAGCTCTAGCTAGAGATAAGCCCGGCTACGCGCAGCCTAGAATGGAATTTGAGCTGCGCGCGCACTCTCGCTACAACCCGGAGCTACTCACACGCTATCAGATCATCCCGGGACTTATGGGTATCTTGCTCACGCTAACGACGATCCTGCTAACTAGCATCTCGGTGACGAGGGAGTTTGAGCGTGGCACGATGGAAAATCTCCTCGCCGCTCCTCTGCGCCCGGCCGAAGTGATGATAGGCAAAATTTTACCCTACTTGCTCATAGCCTACCTGCAAGTAGGCGCGCTTTTGTTGATAGCCAGGCTTCTTTTCGGGCTACCCGCTATCGGCGACTGGGTAGCGCTTTTTACGGCTTGCACCTTGCTGATGCTTGCAAATTTGGGCGTGGGTTTTACCTTTAGCACGCTAGCTCGCAACCAGCTGCAGGCGATGCAGATGACTTATTTTTTCTTTTTGCCTTCGATGCTGCTATCGGGATTTATGTTTCCTTTCTACGGGATGCCGGCGTGGGCGCGGTTTATCGGCGAGTGCTTTCCGCTGACGCATTTTTTGCGTATCATTAGAGGCGTATGGCTAAAAAGCGCCCAGCTTAGCGATTTTTACTACGACCTAGCCGCGATTTTGGCGTTTTTATGCGTTAGCACGGCCATATCGCTCGCTAGGTATAAAAGGACGCTAGATTAG
- a CDS encoding TonB-dependent receptor domain-containing protein, with protein sequence MRLAISLAAAATALFANGANPDVIKPIKDFTPPPPYTPNIAQSAFPENQFDRAPRDDYFFVTDLLDNSMNKFHVAGGFYGRTFYGSGLFKYRGANFYTILNANFSKANRYKDGGGREWNYGYARQGQSAVVGFVPSELSEFRFTLVHDNIDDDKQPHHLMDAVKTERYVGKFNARIGAEDLSNTLNFELMLRDVSRNADNYHLRSAAQTVKVELDRKIVDAELKYDADFGDFHNLAGISYQHDNHEGKRYQRQPSGWVFNGYRFADVTNKRTRIFDTLSYKFNDAHKLSLALNYDWMRSNLKGLNEPYFAPAAPLRTVKGLIRSVYGYDFDSSVKQDGLSASLKYDFTPNELDSYYAALESLQRIPGNMERFNTLYGPMNNGWVSNPLLKPERHNRVNLGFTYKSEFYKDYLSSRQGEDSFSVGGHFIADDVQDLVIYDRRHAASSTPPINRNAVITRNVDARIYSVNLRGEYNFARNFGLKTSLFYNYGQNKTDGRPLYQIRPFEANLAFDYKDYASFGSYNIGTAVRYVAKQNRGDFDKTTGFGIDKREAARSFTTMDVYGGFEFKNSWGVRLGVTNIFDKDYAEFISGEHVGALDPAVVHAPGRAVFVSFHSSF encoded by the coding sequence ATGAGATTAGCTATCAGTCTGGCTGCGGCTGCGACGGCGCTATTTGCAAACGGCGCAAATCCCGACGTCATAAAGCCGATAAAGGATTTTACGCCTCCGCCGCCTTATACGCCAAACATCGCCCAAAGCGCGTTTCCCGAAAACCAATTCGACCGCGCGCCTAGGGATGATTATTTTTTCGTGACGGATTTGCTTGATAATTCTATGAATAAATTTCACGTCGCGGGCGGATTTTACGGCAGGACGTTTTACGGTTCGGGACTTTTTAAATACCGCGGCGCAAATTTCTACACGATTTTAAACGCGAACTTTTCTAAAGCCAACCGCTACAAAGACGGCGGCGGCAGAGAGTGGAACTACGGCTACGCCAGGCAGGGGCAAAGCGCAGTCGTGGGTTTCGTGCCTAGCGAGCTAAGCGAGTTTAGATTTACGCTCGTACACGACAACATCGACGACGACAAGCAGCCTCACCATCTAATGGATGCCGTTAAAACCGAGCGATACGTCGGTAAATTTAACGCTCGTATCGGCGCGGAGGATCTATCAAATACGCTAAATTTCGAGCTGATGCTACGCGACGTGAGCAGAAACGCCGACAACTATCATCTAAGGAGCGCGGCGCAGACGGTCAAGGTCGAACTGGATAGAAAAATCGTGGACGCCGAGCTAAAATACGACGCGGATTTTGGCGATTTTCATAATCTTGCGGGCATCAGCTATCAGCACGATAATCACGAGGGCAAAAGATATCAGAGGCAACCGAGCGGATGGGTTTTTAACGGATATAGATTTGCCGACGTGACAAATAAACGAACGAGGATTTTTGATACGCTAAGCTATAAATTTAACGACGCTCACAAGCTTAGTTTAGCTCTAAACTACGACTGGATGAGATCAAATTTAAAGGGGCTAAACGAGCCCTATTTTGCGCCCGCCGCACCGCTTAGAACGGTAAAAGGGCTTATCCGCAGCGTTTATGGATATGATTTTGACAGTAGCGTCAAGCAAGATGGCCTAAGCGCTAGCCTAAAATACGATTTCACGCCAAACGAGCTGGATAGCTACTACGCGGCGCTTGAGAGCTTGCAGCGCATACCCGGCAACATGGAGCGATTTAACACGCTTTACGGTCCGATGAATAACGGCTGGGTGAGCAACCCGCTGCTAAAACCGGAGCGTCACAACCGCGTAAATTTGGGCTTTACTTACAAGAGCGAATTTTATAAAGATTACTTAAGTTCGCGCCAGGGCGAGGATAGCTTTAGCGTGGGCGGGCACTTTATCGCAGACGACGTGCAGGATCTGGTTATCTACGATCGCCGTCATGCCGCTTCATCCACGCCGCCAATAAACAGAAACGCCGTCATCACGCGTAACGTCGACGCTAGAATTTACAGCGTAAATTTGCGCGGCGAGTATAACTTCGCGCGAAATTTCGGGCTAAAAACTTCGTTATTTTACAACTACGGACAAAACAAAACTGACGGCAGACCGCTCTATCAGATCCGCCCGTTTGAGGCAAATTTGGCCTTTGATTACAAAGACTACGCGAGCTTTGGCAGCTACAATATCGGCACTGCGGTGCGCTACGTAGCAAAGCAAAATAGGGGAGATTTTGATAAAACCACCGGCTTTGGCATCGATAAGCGCGAAGCGGCTAGGAGCTTTACGACGATGGACGTTTACGGCGGATTTGAGTTTAAAAACAGCTGGGGCGTGAGGCTGGGCGTGACAAATATCTTTGATAAAGATTACGCCGAGTTTATCAGCGGCGAGCACGTAGGGGCGCTAGATCCTGCGGTGGTGCATGCGCCGGGGAGGGCGGTGTTTGTCAGCTTTCACTCTAGTTTTTAA
- a CDS encoding HlyD family secretion protein, producing MGLNLSKFYAFFAFFILIFAGCADEKGSAFFNGYVEGDYLCVAPSVSGRIVNLSVKEGAVVQESEPLFALESAEALANLDAAKANVSALEAELADLSTGKRPEEIERIGAELKQAKAALWIAEANYERAKSLLAKNAVSQKEFDAAKAEFDRANALASELNAALKIANLPARSEQITSLKAKIQAAKANERAARWRLEQTAVLAPKSGLVEDIFYKTGEFVQSSQPVLSLLPPSEVKIRFFVPAGALPSLREGQKARISCEGCTDFTARIVKIASAPEYAPPVIYNQTSQSTLVYLVEAVPENNATALHPSLPIKARLEP from the coding sequence GAGCGCGTTTTTTAACGGCTACGTCGAGGGAGATTATCTTTGCGTCGCGCCTAGCGTTAGCGGACGGATCGTAAATTTAAGCGTCAAAGAGGGCGCCGTCGTTCAAGAGAGTGAGCCACTTTTTGCGCTTGAGAGCGCCGAAGCTCTAGCAAATTTAGACGCCGCAAAGGCTAACGTGAGCGCTCTGGAAGCCGAGCTAGCCGACCTTAGCACGGGCAAGCGTCCAGAGGAGATCGAGCGGATAGGTGCCGAGCTAAAACAAGCCAAGGCCGCGCTTTGGATCGCGGAGGCTAACTATGAACGCGCAAAGTCTCTGCTAGCTAAAAACGCCGTTTCGCAAAAAGAATTTGACGCCGCAAAGGCGGAATTTGACCGCGCAAACGCTCTGGCTAGCGAGCTAAACGCTGCACTAAAGATCGCAAATTTGCCAGCTAGAAGCGAACAAATAACAAGCCTAAAAGCAAAAATACAAGCGGCCAAAGCTAACGAGCGCGCCGCGCGGTGGAGGCTAGAGCAAACCGCCGTCCTAGCACCGAAATCCGGACTCGTCGAGGATATATTTTATAAGACGGGCGAGTTCGTCCAAAGCTCGCAGCCCGTGCTATCGCTGCTGCCGCCTAGCGAGGTAAAGATCAGGTTTTTCGTGCCCGCAGGCGCGCTGCCTAGCCTGCGCGAGGGGCAAAAAGCGCGCATTAGCTGCGAAGGGTGCACGGACTTTACCGCTCGTATCGTAAAAATCGCGTCCGCCCCCGAGTACGCCCCGCCCGTCATCTACAACCAAACCTCGCAAAGCACGCTGGTCTATCTAGTAGAAGCCGTGCCCGAAAACAACGCAACCGCCCTGCACCCGTCACTACCGATAAAAGCGAGGCTAGAGCCGTGA
- a CDS encoding TlpA family protein disulfide reductase: protein MIKKYILLVFAAAMIAGCGNSGFDKHHISLNSPKGVDTHYFPEGRRLKTDGKPYMLFFFGTSCGACVAQAPIVNEIYYEFKDKFGVYGIFGPSLGFDKDIDMVRQHHIAYDVISDKVSVDYFSKAVGGVMGVPAIFVFDGEGNLKKRFIGLTPKATLENEIKLVL from the coding sequence ATGATAAAAAAATATATACTTTTAGTTTTTGCGGCGGCGATGATAGCTGGCTGCGGAAATAGCGGCTTTGATAAACACCACATTAGCCTAAACTCGCCAAAGGGCGTCGATACGCACTATTTTCCCGAGGGCAGACGACTCAAAACGGACGGCAAGCCATACATGCTATTTTTCTTCGGCACTTCTTGCGGCGCCTGCGTAGCGCAAGCTCCGATCGTAAATGAAATTTACTACGAATTTAAGGACAAATTCGGCGTTTACGGGATATTTGGACCCAGCCTCGGATTTGATAAAGATATCGACATGGTTAGGCAGCACCATATTGCCTACGACGTGATTAGCGATAAGGTTTCGGTTGATTATTTTAGCAAGGCCGTAGGCGGCGTGATGGGCGTGCCCGCGATATTCGTCTTTGACGGCGAGGGCAATCTCAAAAAGCGCTTCATTGGACTCACGCCAAAAGCAACCCTTGAAAACGAGATCAAGCTCGTGTTATAA
- a CDS encoding ABC transporter substrate-binding protein, with protein sequence MNRRGFLGLGAALGATTMAPSLFAKENFTMWGAPAIPSVIMAVASMQGELAKTHDVKLRIWNTPDVLRAGVASGDIKVTMSPSNVAANLRNQGLNFAMLNLLTLGVMNAMIKDESIKTLEDFVGKKIIMPFKNDMPDLVLRALCKKRGIDASKLDITYTQTPPEAVGLFIQKDYDVLIVPQPLSEATILRGKKAGVAVHYGLDFPKIWGESFGAKPYIPMAGIIVNVDYYEANRALFETLHSDLTSALKWILENKQSAAKIGAEYLPAPEPALAGAFDKANLTVTKAHELQDDVMAFFEQIFEFNPKLLGGKMPDKSLFL encoded by the coding sequence ATGAACAGACGAGGATTTTTAGGACTCGGAGCGGCGCTGGGCGCGACGACGATGGCTCCTAGCCTTTTTGCGAAGGAAAACTTTACGATGTGGGGCGCGCCGGCGATCCCTAGCGTGATAATGGCCGTGGCAAGCATGCAAGGCGAGCTAGCAAAGACGCACGACGTGAAGCTGCGCATCTGGAACACTCCGGACGTCCTGCGCGCGGGAGTGGCTAGCGGCGATATCAAGGTCACTATGTCGCCCTCAAACGTTGCTGCAAACCTGCGAAACCAGGGGTTAAATTTCGCGATGTTAAATTTACTCACGCTAGGCGTTATGAACGCGATGATAAAGGACGAAAGCATCAAGACGCTCGAGGACTTCGTCGGCAAAAAAATCATAATGCCGTTTAAAAACGATATGCCCGACCTCGTGCTACGCGCGCTTTGCAAGAAACGCGGCATAGACGCGAGCAAACTTGACATCACGTACACCCAGACTCCGCCTGAAGCGGTGGGGCTGTTTATCCAAAAGGACTACGACGTGCTTATCGTGCCGCAGCCTCTTAGCGAGGCGACGATTTTGCGCGGTAAAAAAGCGGGCGTAGCTGTGCATTACGGGCTTGATTTTCCTAAAATTTGGGGCGAGAGCTTTGGTGCTAAACCATACATCCCGATGGCGGGTATCATCGTAAACGTGGACTACTACGAGGCAAATCGCGCGCTTTTTGAGACGCTGCACTCTGATCTAACGAGCGCGCTAAAATGGATACTAGAGAACAAACAAAGCGCGGCTAAAATCGGCGCCGAGTATCTGCCGGCTCCAGAGCCTGCGCTAGCAGGGGCTTTTGATAAGGCAAATTTAACGGTAACAAAAGCGCATGAGTTGCAAGATGACGTGATGGCGTTTTTTGAGCAAATTTTCGAGTTTAATCCAAAGCTTCTCGGCGGCAAAATGCCTGATAAGAGCCTATTTTTATGA
- a CDS encoding ABC transporter ATP-binding protein: protein MNAKNIAAQIRRLNLDKISPGQNLNARGGKIYGADKAPPSAGKISNLSGLNLANEIKAKFSLHKNSRVNFSSANLPSNLTNASNLTANQSSNLESNLSPKPRSGDYALDVRGLTKKFGKKIITDGVDIRVKKGSVCGFLGPNGSGKTTAIRMLCGLLKPDGGSGNCLGYDFRSQSEAIRLKTGYMTQKFGWYDDLSVRENLEFIARLFAVKNHKAAVNQILDRLDLAPRQNHLAGSLSGGWKQRLALAMCLVHGPELLLLDEPTAGVDPKARREFWDIIHELAQDGITVLVSTHYMDEAERCHELIYIAYGKILARGTQSDIIAGYNLNVWQLSGDKAGEAASLLASNAALSVSAFGNGYHVTAKDEAMLQEAVRGLAIPQGELSLMPIKASLEDVFIHLLELYKDERF from the coding sequence GTGAACGCGAAAAATATCGCTGCTCAAATTCGGCGTTTAAATTTAGACAAAATTTCGCCGGGGCAAAATTTAAACGCTCGCGGCGGTAAAATTTACGGCGCAGACAAGGCCCCGCCATCGGCTGGGAAAATTTCAAATTTGAGCGGGTTAAATTTAGCAAACGAGATCAAGGCCAAATTTAGCCTTCATAAAAATTCTCGCGTAAATTTTAGCAGCGCAAATTTGCCCTCAAATTTGACAAACGCCTCAAATTTAACCGCAAACCAAAGCTCAAATTTGGAGTCAAATTTGAGCCCGAAACCACGGAGCGGCGACTACGCCCTCGACGTTAGAGGTCTCACCAAAAAATTCGGCAAAAAGATCATCACGGACGGCGTAGATATCAGGGTCAAAAAGGGCAGCGTGTGCGGATTTTTAGGACCAAACGGTAGCGGCAAGACGACCGCGATACGCATGCTTTGCGGCCTTTTAAAGCCAGACGGCGGTAGCGGCAACTGTCTGGGGTATGATTTCCGCAGCCAAAGCGAAGCCATACGCCTAAAAACGGGCTATATGACGCAGAAATTCGGCTGGTACGACGACCTTAGCGTGAGGGAAAATTTGGAATTTATCGCTAGGCTTTTTGCAGTCAAAAACCACAAAGCCGCCGTAAATCAAATCCTAGACCGCCTAGACCTAGCCCCGCGTCAAAACCACCTAGCGGGCAGTTTATCGGGCGGCTGGAAACAGCGGCTAGCGCTTGCGATGTGCCTCGTGCATGGCCCGGAGCTGCTTTTACTCGACGAGCCCACGGCGGGCGTAGATCCAAAGGCTAGACGCGAGTTTTGGGATATCATCCACGAACTAGCCCAGGACGGCATCACAGTGCTAGTCTCCACGCACTACATGGACGAGGCCGAGCGTTGCCACGAGCTCATATACATCGCCTACGGCAAGATCCTAGCCCGCGGCACGCAATCAGACATCATAGCCGGCTATAATCTAAACGTCTGGCAGCTAAGCGGAGATAAGGCGGGCGAAGCGGCGTCGCTGCTAGCCTCAAACGCCGCGCTTAGCGTTTCTGCGTTCGGTAACGGCTATCACGTAACCGCAAAGGACGAGGCCATGCTGCAAGAGGCAGTTAGAGGCCTTGCGATACCGCAAGGCGAGCTAAGCCTAATGCCGATAAAAGCGAGCCTGGAGGATGTTTTCATCCATCTGCTAGAGCTTTATAAAGACGAGCGGTTTTAG
- a CDS encoding ABC transporter ATP-binding protein, whose amino-acid sequence MQYAIRLNGIEKRFGEVRALEGITFDVNAGEWVSIMGPSGSGKSTLVNILSLMDEPTAGTYTLGGDDASRLSDEETLKFRREKIGLIFQQFHLIPYLNCVENVMIAQYYHSSVDEEDAKKALERVGLGHRLDHRPSQLSGGEQQRLCIARALINDPDILIADEPTGNLDEANERVVLELFQKLRSEGKTILLITHNPDLGQFGDKIVYLRHGKMENIHYVSDGERAEACERLASEPKGQTAFATV is encoded by the coding sequence ATGCAATACGCGATAAGATTAAACGGGATAGAAAAAAGATTTGGCGAAGTAAGGGCGCTGGAGGGCATTACCTTTGACGTAAACGCCGGCGAGTGGGTCAGCATAATGGGGCCAAGCGGTAGCGGTAAAAGTACGCTGGTAAATATCCTCTCGCTGATGGACGAGCCAACAGCTGGCACGTACACGCTAGGCGGAGACGACGCTAGCAGACTTAGCGACGAGGAGACGCTCAAATTTCGCCGCGAAAAGATCGGGCTGATATTTCAGCAGTTTCACCTCATCCCCTACCTAAACTGCGTCGAAAACGTGATGATAGCGCAGTACTATCACAGCAGCGTGGACGAAGAGGACGCTAAAAAGGCGCTCGAGCGAGTGGGGTTAGGGCACAGGCTAGATCACCGTCCGAGTCAGCTTAGCGGCGGCGAGCAGCAGCGTCTGTGCATCGCGCGCGCCCTCATCAACGATCCTGATATTTTGATAGCCGACGAGCCGACTGGTAACCTAGACGAAGCCAACGAACGCGTGGTTTTGGAGCTATTTCAAAAGCTGCGAAGCGAAGGCAAAACCATCCTGCTCATCACGCACAACCCCGATCTTGGGCAGTTTGGCGACAAGATCGTCTATCTAAGGCACGGCAAGATGGAAAATATCCACTACGTGAGCGACGGCGAGCGTGCGGAGGCATGCGAGAGGCTAGCAAGCGAACCAAAAGGTCAAACCGCCTTTGCTACGGTTTAA